In the genome of Cyanobacteriota bacterium, one region contains:
- the glnA gene encoding type I glutamate--ammonia ligase — protein MTQTPQEVLDWIKRDNIKMIDLKFIDMPGIWQHLTVYHNQIDESSFTDGVPFDGSSIRGWKAINESDMTMVLDPTTAWIDPFMAEPTLSIICSIKEPRTGEWYSRCPRVIAQKAVDYLKSTGIGDTAYFGPEAEFFVFDDVRFDQTQNCGYYYVDSIEGRWNSGKEEPGGNLAYKPRYKEGYFPVSPTDTLQDMRTEMLLTMAACGVPIEKHHHEVATGGQCELGFRFAELVKAADYLMTYKYCIKNVAKKHGKSVTFMPKPVFNDNGSGMHTHQSIWKNGQPLFFGDGYANLSETALHYIGGILKHAPALLALTNPTTNSYKRLVPGFEAPVNLAYSQGNRSASVRIPISGSNPKAKRLEFRCPDATSNPYLAFAAMLCAGIDGIKNKIDPGAPLDVDIYDLSPEELAKIPSTPGSLLDALENLKKDHEFLTAGGVFTEDFIDTWISYKLDVEVNPMRLRPHPYEFALYYDC, from the coding sequence ATGACTCAGACCCCACAGGAAGTCTTGGATTGGATTAAAAGAGACAATATCAAGATGATCGATCTGAAGTTTATTGATATGCCAGGGATTTGGCAGCACCTGACGGTGTATCACAACCAGATCGACGAGAGCAGCTTTACCGATGGTGTGCCCTTTGATGGCTCCAGTATTCGTGGCTGGAAAGCAATTAACGAGTCTGACATGACGATGGTGCTAGATCCCACCACCGCATGGATCGACCCCTTCATGGCAGAACCAACCCTAAGCATTATTTGCAGCATCAAAGAACCTAGGACGGGTGAGTGGTATAGCCGCTGTCCCCGTGTGATTGCCCAAAAAGCTGTGGACTATCTGAAGTCTACTGGTATTGGCGACACTGCTTACTTTGGTCCGGAGGCTGAATTCTTTGTATTTGACGATGTTCGTTTTGACCAAACCCAGAACTGCGGCTACTACTATGTTGATTCCATAGAAGGTCGCTGGAACTCTGGTAAGGAAGAACCTGGTGGCAACCTAGCCTACAAGCCACGATACAAGGAAGGCTACTTCCCAGTTTCACCAACGGATACATTGCAGGACATGCGCACGGAAATGTTACTGACGATGGCAGCCTGTGGGGTACCGATCGAAAAACACCACCACGAGGTGGCAACGGGCGGGCAGTGTGAGCTAGGCTTCCGCTTCGCTGAACTGGTGAAAGCTGCCGACTATCTGATGACCTATAAGTATTGCATCAAGAACGTTGCTAAAAAGCATGGCAAATCTGTAACCTTCATGCCCAAGCCTGTATTTAATGACAATGGCTCTGGGATGCACACTCACCAGTCTATCTGGAAGAATGGTCAGCCGCTATTCTTTGGTGATGGCTATGCTAACTTGAGTGAAACGGCCCTGCACTACATTGGTGGTATCCTCAAGCATGCTCCTGCACTGTTGGCACTCACCAACCCCACTACCAACTCCTACAAGCGTCTGGTGCCTGGCTTTGAGGCTCCAGTAAACTTGGCTTACTCTCAAGGCAACCGATCGGCATCGGTACGGATTCCTATTTCTGGCAGTAATCCTAAGGCTAAACGCTTGGAATTCCGTTGCCCTGATGCTACTAGCAATCCTTACCTAGCCTTTGCAGCTATGCTCTGTGCTGGTATTGATGGTATTAAGAATAAGATTGACCCTGGCGCGCCTCTGGATGTGGACATCTATGACCTATCTCCAGAGGAATTGGCAAAGATTCCCTCAACGCCTGGTTCCTTGCTAGATGCTCTAGAAAATTTGAAGAAAGACCATGAGTTTTTGACGGCAGGTGGTGTCTTCACTGAAGACTTTATTGATACTTGGATCAGCTATAAGCTTGACGTTGAAGTGAACCCCATGCGTCTGCGTCCTCATCCCTACGAGTTTGCACTGTACTACGACTGCTAA